One genomic window of Haliotis asinina isolate JCU_RB_2024 chromosome 4, JCU_Hal_asi_v2, whole genome shotgun sequence includes the following:
- the LOC137282646 gene encoding NADH dehydrogenase [ubiquinone] 1 alpha subcomplex subunit 1-like, whose amino-acid sequence MWYEILPSAAIVLGCISAPAYINWAISKLSYNGKAAQRNWDAGLYMDYNTYLRDKRITGSEYVPRGLESIPDEKSN is encoded by the exons ATGTGGTACGAAATACTTCCGAGCGCAGCTATCGTTTTGGGCTGCATAAGTGCACCAGCCTACATTAACTGGGCCATAAGTAAACTGAGTTACAACGGAAAG GCTGCTCAAAGGAACTGGGATGCTGGACTCTACATGGACTACAATACATATCTCAGAGACAAGAGGATAACAGGCAGTGAATATGTGCCTCGG GGGTTGGAGTCTATACCTGATGAGAAGAGCAACTGA